In Sporosarcina psychrophila, a genomic segment contains:
- a CDS encoding DUF3221 domain-containing protein, whose protein sequence is MEFKRLLFIIALVVLLLTGCAKNKQFNNRSSDNIIDTGYVVKVDGDRFLFTSKSMIKSQDIEELNSQIDWNPTESLTWEQRTSSVWLPMKDVPGTLTVGDEIDVSYYTQLDSNPQFGGFNRIEIVHEN, encoded by the coding sequence ATGGAATTTAAAAGATTATTATTTATTATTGCGTTAGTAGTGCTATTGCTAACTGGTTGTGCAAAAAACAAGCAATTCAATAATAGATCATCTGATAATATTATTGATACTGGATATGTTGTAAAAGTTGATGGAGATCGATTTTTGTTCACCTCAAAATCAATGATTAAATCACAAGATATTGAAGAGCTGAATTCACAGATAGATTGGAATCCAACTGAATCTCTGACATGGGAACAACGAACATCATCGGTATGGCTACCTATGAAAGACGTTCCTGGGACTTTAACTGTAGGTGACGAAATAGATGTAAGCTACTATACTCAATTAGATTCAAATCCACAGTTTGGAGGATTTAACAGAATCGAAATTGTGCATGAAAACTAG